Proteins from a genomic interval of Zingiber officinale cultivar Zhangliang chromosome 2A, Zo_v1.1, whole genome shotgun sequence:
- the LOC122041413 gene encoding chitin elicitor-binding protein-like isoform X5 — MTRTMALLLLVVGLAATSTATATFTCNSTANATCRSLVGFHPSTLTTYGAVADLFQVDLPSLLGANDLPAGTPSVGAVQSGAPVLVPIRCRCLNGTGRSDRTPLYTVQAGDVGLLNITAVWFGNLTTYQDIAAVNGLPNANNIEVGQSLWIPLPCSCDEVGGEETVHLAHMVDPGSSVDAIATEFGTTPETIISLNGNLDPTQLQAYQILDVPLRACSSSISNTSVDYGLRLANHSYVPTAGGCVTCSCSAATYRLECSQSGESSVCPSPATCRPNFFIGNTTSTSGCTANTCAYAGYTNSSAAVSVLTTNATVTRTDCNDGGMSLQGVKWSGVALLVLHILYICFQ, encoded by the exons ATGACGAGGACGATGGCTCTGCTCCTCCTCGTCGTCGGCCTCGCGGCGACCTCCACTGCCACCGCCACCTTCACCTGCAACTCCACCGCCAACGCCACGTGCCGCTCCCTCGTCGGCTTCCATCCCTCGACCCTCACCACCTACGGCGCCGTCGCCGACCTCTTCCAGGTCGACCTCCCTTCCCTCCTCGGCGCCAACGACCTCCCTGCCGGCACCCCCTCCGTCGGCGCCGTCCAGTCCGGAGCGCCAGTTCTCGTCCCGATCCGCTGTCGTTGCCTCAACGGGACGGGAAGGTCGGACCGGACTCCGTTGTACACGGTCCAGGCCGGCGACGTGGGGCTGCTAAACATCACGGCGGTGTGGTTTGGGAACCTGACGACGTACCAGGATATCGCGGCGGTGAACGGGCTGCCGAACGCGAACAACATCGAGGTGGGGCAGAGCCTGTGGATCCCGCTGCCGTGCAGCTGCGACGAGGTGGGCGGGGAGGAGACGGTGCACCTGGCGCACATGGTGGATCCCGGGAGCTCGGTGGACGCGATCGCGACCGAGTTCGGGACGACGCCGGAGACGATCATTTCCCTCAACGGCAACCTCGACCCGACGCAGCTGCAGGCCTATCAGATCCTCGACGTGCCCCTCCGCG CTTGCTCTTCTTCCATCTCCAACACCTCCGTCGACTACGGCCTCCGCCTCGCCAACCACAGCTACGTCCCCACCGCTGGCGGCTGCGTCACCTGCTCCTGCAGCGCCGCCACCTACCG ATTGGAGTGCTCTCAATCCGGAGAAAGCTCCGTGTGCCCGTCGCCGGCCACATGCCGACCCAACTTTTTCATCGGCAACACCACCTCGACCTCCGGATGCACCGCCAACACTTGCGCCTACGCCGGATACACCAACAGCTCCGCCGCCGTTAGCGTCTTGACCACCAACGCCACCGTCACCAGAACAGATTGCAACG ATGGAGGAATGAGCTTGCAAGGAGTCAAGTGGAGTGGTGTTGCTCTTCTTGTGCTACATATCCTCTATATTTGTTTCCAATGA
- the LOC122041413 gene encoding thiol-disulfide oxidoreductase LTO1-like isoform X3, with protein MASTSAALVVFRLPLRRPAGRFSTRLQRSGMSGQVRFRAELSPQEEPEPPLKPSDLGVPTSTLRAGLGALGFLEAAYLTYVKFTGAEAFCPVGGGSCGGVLNSDYSFIFGLPLPLLGMLAYGSVALLSLQQSGKNLISGLGENDTRFILLVTTTSMATASAYFLYILSTKFAGTTCSYCLLSALLSFSLFFITLKDIGFEEVRNGIGLQLAIAGVVVVALTNTYSMADTQQPVLSDITLEPYETEITNQSTPLALSLAKHLRSIGAKMYGAFWCSHCNEQKQMFGSEATKVLDYVECFPNGAGKGRTMASECSSVGIQGFPTWVIKGKILSGEQDLQTLAEASEFVADEFSPS; from the exons ATGGCGAGTACATCCGCCGCCCTCGTTGTCTTCCGCCTGCCGCTCCGCCGCCCCGCCGGCCGCTTCTCGACGCGCCTCCAG AGATCGGGAATGTCGGGGCAGGTTAGGTTCCGGGCGGAGCTTTCCCCTCAGGAGGAACCTGAGCCTCCGCTGAAGCCTTCTGATTTGGGCGTTCCGACGAGCACTTTGAGAGCTGGACTTGGGGCCTTAGGGTTTCTGGAGGCCGCGTATCTCACCTACGTGAAGTTCACTGGCGCCGAGGCCTTCTGTCCTGTCGGAGGCGGAAGCTGCGGAGGTGTTCTCAACAGTGATTACTCCTTCATTTTCG GTTTGCCTCTTCCCTTGCTTGGCATGTTGGCATATGGATCAGTTGCATTGCTTTCCTTGCAACAGTCtggaaagaatttaatttctggACTAGGTGAAAATGATACTCGCTTCATTTTACTTGTGACCACCACTTCAATGGCAACAGCGAGTGCCTATTTTCTTTATATTCTAAGCACAAAGTTTGCTGGAACAACCTGTTCTTATTGTCTACTCTCAGCCCTTCTATCTTTCAGCTTATTTTTCATCACTTTAAAG GACATTGGCTTTGAAGAGGTCAGAAATGGGATTGGTCTACAGTTGGCCATTGCTGGTGTCGTGGTTGTGGCTTTAACAAATACATACAGTATGGCTGATACTCAACAACCTGT ATTAAGTGACATTACTTTGGAGCCATATGAAACTGAGATAACTAATCAGTCAACGCCTTTGGCTCTGTCTCTCGCAAAACACCTCCGTTCCATAGGGGCAAAGATGTATGGGGCTTTCTGGTGTTCCCACTGTAACGAACAAAAGCAG ATGTTCGGAAGTGAAGCTACAAAAGTATTGGACTATGTCGAGTGCTTCCCTAATGGTGCCGGCAAGGGAAGAACCATGGCTTCAGAATGTTCATCCGTCGGAATCCAAGGCTTTCCTACATGGGTTATCAAGGGCAAG ATCCTTAGCGGGGAGCAGGATTTGCAAACCCTCGCAGAGGCATCAGAATTCGTTGCAGATGAGTTTAGTCCATCTTAA
- the LOC122041413 gene encoding thiol-disulfide oxidoreductase LTO1-like isoform X1: MASTSAALVVFRLPLRRPAGRFSTRLQRSGMSGQVRFRAELSPQEEPEPPLKPSDLGVPTSTLRAGLGALGFLEAAYLTYVKFTGAEAFCPVGGGSCGGVLNSDYSFIFGLPLPLLGMLAYGSVALLSLQQSGKNLISGLGENDTRFILLVTTTSMATASAYFLYILSTKFAGTTCSYCLLSALLSFSLFFITLKDIGFEEVRNGIGLQLAIAGVVVVALTNTYSMADTQQPVLSDITLEPYETEITNQSTPLALSLAKHLRSIGAKMYGAFWCSHCNEQKQMFGSEATKVLDYVECFPNGAGKGRTMASECSSVGIQGFPTWVIKGKLSLQILSGEQDLQTLAEASEFVADEFSPS, from the exons ATGGCGAGTACATCCGCCGCCCTCGTTGTCTTCCGCCTGCCGCTCCGCCGCCCCGCCGGCCGCTTCTCGACGCGCCTCCAG AGATCGGGAATGTCGGGGCAGGTTAGGTTCCGGGCGGAGCTTTCCCCTCAGGAGGAACCTGAGCCTCCGCTGAAGCCTTCTGATTTGGGCGTTCCGACGAGCACTTTGAGAGCTGGACTTGGGGCCTTAGGGTTTCTGGAGGCCGCGTATCTCACCTACGTGAAGTTCACTGGCGCCGAGGCCTTCTGTCCTGTCGGAGGCGGAAGCTGCGGAGGTGTTCTCAACAGTGATTACTCCTTCATTTTCG GTTTGCCTCTTCCCTTGCTTGGCATGTTGGCATATGGATCAGTTGCATTGCTTTCCTTGCAACAGTCtggaaagaatttaatttctggACTAGGTGAAAATGATACTCGCTTCATTTTACTTGTGACCACCACTTCAATGGCAACAGCGAGTGCCTATTTTCTTTATATTCTAAGCACAAAGTTTGCTGGAACAACCTGTTCTTATTGTCTACTCTCAGCCCTTCTATCTTTCAGCTTATTTTTCATCACTTTAAAG GACATTGGCTTTGAAGAGGTCAGAAATGGGATTGGTCTACAGTTGGCCATTGCTGGTGTCGTGGTTGTGGCTTTAACAAATACATACAGTATGGCTGATACTCAACAACCTGT ATTAAGTGACATTACTTTGGAGCCATATGAAACTGAGATAACTAATCAGTCAACGCCTTTGGCTCTGTCTCTCGCAAAACACCTCCGTTCCATAGGGGCAAAGATGTATGGGGCTTTCTGGTGTTCCCACTGTAACGAACAAAAGCAG ATGTTCGGAAGTGAAGCTACAAAAGTATTGGACTATGTCGAGTGCTTCCCTAATGGTGCCGGCAAGGGAAGAACCATGGCTTCAGAATGTTCATCCGTCGGAATCCAAGGCTTTCCTACATGGGTTATCAAGGGCAAG TTATCTTTGCAGATCCTTAGCGGGGAGCAGGATTTGCAAACCCTCGCAGAGGCATCAGAATTCGTTGCAGATGAGTTTAGTCCATCTTAA
- the LOC122041413 gene encoding thiol-disulfide oxidoreductase LTO1-like isoform X2, which yields MASTSAALVVFRLPLRRPAGRFSTRLQRSGMSGQVRFRAELSPQEEPEPPLKPSDLGVPTSTLRAGLGALGFLEAAYLTYVKFTGAEAFCPVGGGSCGGVLNSDYSFIFGLPLPLLGMLAYGSVALLSLQQSGKNLISGLGENDTRFILLVTTTSMATASAYFLYILSTKFAGTTCSYCLLSALLSFSLFFITLKDIGFEEVRNGIGLQLAIAGVVVVALTNTYSMADTQQPVLSDITLEPYETEITNQSTPLALSLAKHLRSIGAKMYGAFWCSHCNEQKQMFGSEATKVLDYVECFPNGAGKGRTMASECSSVGIQGFPTWVIKGKLSLQILSGEQDLQTLAEASEFVADETFV from the exons ATGGCGAGTACATCCGCCGCCCTCGTTGTCTTCCGCCTGCCGCTCCGCCGCCCCGCCGGCCGCTTCTCGACGCGCCTCCAG AGATCGGGAATGTCGGGGCAGGTTAGGTTCCGGGCGGAGCTTTCCCCTCAGGAGGAACCTGAGCCTCCGCTGAAGCCTTCTGATTTGGGCGTTCCGACGAGCACTTTGAGAGCTGGACTTGGGGCCTTAGGGTTTCTGGAGGCCGCGTATCTCACCTACGTGAAGTTCACTGGCGCCGAGGCCTTCTGTCCTGTCGGAGGCGGAAGCTGCGGAGGTGTTCTCAACAGTGATTACTCCTTCATTTTCG GTTTGCCTCTTCCCTTGCTTGGCATGTTGGCATATGGATCAGTTGCATTGCTTTCCTTGCAACAGTCtggaaagaatttaatttctggACTAGGTGAAAATGATACTCGCTTCATTTTACTTGTGACCACCACTTCAATGGCAACAGCGAGTGCCTATTTTCTTTATATTCTAAGCACAAAGTTTGCTGGAACAACCTGTTCTTATTGTCTACTCTCAGCCCTTCTATCTTTCAGCTTATTTTTCATCACTTTAAAG GACATTGGCTTTGAAGAGGTCAGAAATGGGATTGGTCTACAGTTGGCCATTGCTGGTGTCGTGGTTGTGGCTTTAACAAATACATACAGTATGGCTGATACTCAACAACCTGT ATTAAGTGACATTACTTTGGAGCCATATGAAACTGAGATAACTAATCAGTCAACGCCTTTGGCTCTGTCTCTCGCAAAACACCTCCGTTCCATAGGGGCAAAGATGTATGGGGCTTTCTGGTGTTCCCACTGTAACGAACAAAAGCAG ATGTTCGGAAGTGAAGCTACAAAAGTATTGGACTATGTCGAGTGCTTCCCTAATGGTGCCGGCAAGGGAAGAACCATGGCTTCAGAATGTTCATCCGTCGGAATCCAAGGCTTTCCTACATGGGTTATCAAGGGCAAG TTATCTTTGCAGATCCTTAGCGGGGAGCAGGATTTGCAAACCCTCGCAGAGGCATCAGAATTCGTTGCAGATGA GACTTTCGTATAA
- the LOC122041412 gene encoding probable serine/threonine-protein kinase PBL7, with translation MSCFPCLCRRKRESSSSRIDNSDGVQSSSGLHGDSSESRNRLQPSMGEEKSNSARSFTFRELAVATQNFKEANLLGEGGFGKVYKGRLHSNQVVAIKQLNRDGLQGNKEFLVEVLMLIVLRHPNLVSLIGYCADGDERLLIYEYMPKGSLEDHLFDPPGKPPLDWNTRIKIAVGVAKGLTYLHDVVNPPVIYRDMKAANVLLDDEFNPKLSDFGLAKLGPVGDNTHVSTRVMGTYGYCAPDYAMSGKLTLKSDVYSFGVLLLELITGRHVYDSSKSAFEQKLLTWARPFLSDRRKFHRLADPLLQGCYPPRSFHQLVVITTMCLQEQPHVRPIIADVVVALNHVASQPYIFESVSTRTSSPPPPSSPLPSVTPSRDRNGRRGLGFRHV, from the exons ATGAGTTGCTTCCCTTGTTTATGTCGTCGCAAGAGGGAGTCGAGCAGCTCCAGGATAGATAACAGCGATGGCGTCCAATCCAGCTCGGGACTCCATGGCGATTCCTCAG AGAGTAGGAACCGGTTGCAGCCATCAATGGGCGAGGAGAAGAGCAACTCTGCTCGGAGCTTCACTTTCCGAGAGCTCGCCGTCGCCACTCAGAATTTCAAAGAAGCCAATTTGCTCGGCGAAGGGGGTTTCGGAAAAGTCTACAAGGGGCGGCTCCATTCCAACCAG GTGGTAGCTATAAAGCAGCTAAACCGAGATGGACTTCAGGGGAACAAAGAGTTCCTGGTGGAGGTTCTCATGCTCATAGTTCTTCGCCATCCCAACCTTGTGAGCTTGATTGGATACTGCGCCGACGGCGATGAAAGGCTCTTGATTTATGAGTACATGCCAAAAGGCAGCTTGGAAGATCATTTGTTTG ATCCTCCCGGCAAGCCTCCTCTCGATTGGAACACACGGATAAAGATTGCTGTAGGAGTTGCCAAAGGATTGACATATTTACATGATGTTGTAAATCCACCTGTCATATACCGCGACATGAAGGCTGCAAATGTGTTATTAGACGATGAATTTAATCCGAAACTCTCCGACTTTGGACTTGCAAAACTAGGACCTGTTGGGGACAACACACATGTTTCCACTAGGGTGATGGGGACATACGGCTATTGTGCTCCTGATTATGCGATGAGCGGTAAATTAACTCTTAAATCTGATGTCTATAGCTTTGGGGTACTTCTATTGGAGCTTATCACCGGACGACATGTTTATGATTCTTCAAAATCTGCTTTTGAACAAAAACTACTGACGTGG GCGAGACCTTTCCTCAGCGACAGAAGGAAATTCCACCGGTTGGCTGATCCCTTGCTCCAAGGTTGCTATCCGCCACGATCCTTCCATCAATTGGTGGTCATCACCACAATGTGTCTTCAAGAGCAGCCGCACGTTCGACCCATAATTGCTGATGTGGTCGTCGCTCTCAATCATGTCGCGTCTCAACCATACATATTCGAGTCTGTGTCCACGAGGACTAGCTCCCCACCACCACCATCATCGCCTTTGCCTTCAGTTACACCATCGAGAGATCGCAACGGCAGAAGAGGCTTAGGGTTCAGGCATGTATAG
- the LOC122041413 gene encoding thiol-disulfide oxidoreductase LTO1-like isoform X4, which yields MASTSAALVVFRLPLRRPAGRFSTRLQRSGMSGQVRFRAELSPQEEPEPPLKPSDLGVPTSTLRAGLGALGFLEAAYLTYVKFTGAEAFCPVGGGSCGGVLNSDYSFIFGLPLPLLGMLAYGSVALLSLQQSGKNLISGLGENDTRFILLVTTTSMATASAYFLYILSTKFAGTTCSYCLLSALLSFSLFFITLKDIGFEEVRNGIGLQLAIAGVVVVALTNTYSMADTQQPVLSDITLEPYETEITNQSTPLALSLAKHLRSIGAKMYGAFWCSHCNEQKQMFGSEATKVLDYVECFPNGAGKGRTMASECSSVGIQGFPTWVIKGKILSGEQDLQTLAEASEFVADETFV from the exons ATGGCGAGTACATCCGCCGCCCTCGTTGTCTTCCGCCTGCCGCTCCGCCGCCCCGCCGGCCGCTTCTCGACGCGCCTCCAG AGATCGGGAATGTCGGGGCAGGTTAGGTTCCGGGCGGAGCTTTCCCCTCAGGAGGAACCTGAGCCTCCGCTGAAGCCTTCTGATTTGGGCGTTCCGACGAGCACTTTGAGAGCTGGACTTGGGGCCTTAGGGTTTCTGGAGGCCGCGTATCTCACCTACGTGAAGTTCACTGGCGCCGAGGCCTTCTGTCCTGTCGGAGGCGGAAGCTGCGGAGGTGTTCTCAACAGTGATTACTCCTTCATTTTCG GTTTGCCTCTTCCCTTGCTTGGCATGTTGGCATATGGATCAGTTGCATTGCTTTCCTTGCAACAGTCtggaaagaatttaatttctggACTAGGTGAAAATGATACTCGCTTCATTTTACTTGTGACCACCACTTCAATGGCAACAGCGAGTGCCTATTTTCTTTATATTCTAAGCACAAAGTTTGCTGGAACAACCTGTTCTTATTGTCTACTCTCAGCCCTTCTATCTTTCAGCTTATTTTTCATCACTTTAAAG GACATTGGCTTTGAAGAGGTCAGAAATGGGATTGGTCTACAGTTGGCCATTGCTGGTGTCGTGGTTGTGGCTTTAACAAATACATACAGTATGGCTGATACTCAACAACCTGT ATTAAGTGACATTACTTTGGAGCCATATGAAACTGAGATAACTAATCAGTCAACGCCTTTGGCTCTGTCTCTCGCAAAACACCTCCGTTCCATAGGGGCAAAGATGTATGGGGCTTTCTGGTGTTCCCACTGTAACGAACAAAAGCAG ATGTTCGGAAGTGAAGCTACAAAAGTATTGGACTATGTCGAGTGCTTCCCTAATGGTGCCGGCAAGGGAAGAACCATGGCTTCAGAATGTTCATCCGTCGGAATCCAAGGCTTTCCTACATGGGTTATCAAGGGCAAG ATCCTTAGCGGGGAGCAGGATTTGCAAACCCTCGCAGAGGCATCAGAATTCGTTGCAGATGA GACTTTCGTATAA